From the Oscarella lobularis chromosome 13, ooOscLobu1.1, whole genome shotgun sequence genome, one window contains:
- the LOC136194580 gene encoding uncharacterized protein isoform X1: MLNQFYHTLSFRNESRSEEFAIFRLTIRSLSSEIAELCFASSDELDLAYEDAKRFHYFVDPEYLSSLPNLTSEECHSLLQATLLDCKQNVEKLVEIYSLAANFSASLRAKADQIEIEAIASEKLAEVTQKTQRDDNETVQQKLDVKVENLEYRLYKFAFEQIGEYWKELGACLGFSKMELDDIDQTNHTLDVKYKAWCMIYKYYQREGNTTIESMTKLLEETKARRKLDVTEVSRKVLPPFVIDHPLLRGREQEMRQIENFFWDDHPSSARVSAICERKILILRGVGGVGKTSLAYSFAFRYADAYVREIHHFNAESFACMEASLRDNMRRAGEKEFVNFEKSSQRISLYFSLLQSIGRVLVLIYGADEYDLVKDYLPGPTAPCHVLITTRSPLEELEDHDQVKCLSLEPLDGENAVTALRSWAGFGRRPVDDSIDSEYARRLALEPPIEGLPIAIAHAGTFIKRHRLSFQRYWEKLRAATSVLDAAALDLDKFLQYFRLSHLKRCFLQAGVTRPGQLSVAALSDFPGLNDVDRQSVSRALTKLQKRTYAFLTWELDLDDVECYSKDGYAILSVCSVLNGQEIPQDIVANAILPADVEFGDFRIAAGIRALCEHSLISQSVGNDFVVRYSVHSLIQGSVVERLKDNSKLKEVITSAECSLFTQLPSPRLLPLRLADDSVSSLCPHAYAVAGHMLSVGMLGAGRITMIDYGVTMATLYHDFNATIGLRKIYAEKLKGDSLLPLSVRETKLSDNYFSLATAYGNVGASKECERYLILALRGRSLKELLDERDMTREWRIAVRLAEVYRSQGRSQEALGIISQVISSFSDVTEIPGDFSNVYQIQARAFEDQSEHGKQLESLKRGLTLHESVSCSDYKYTLLLIEIGDCFINYHNKASEALPFFVKSLKLRQRLFPRGHLSIALALRRLSYCYMELGQWKEGLKNSTLSLSMAKECCTPDHPELPAYFYCHGYCLVTMKKAEEALPYFQKGLALIKSNPYSCDRSSELAHCLFGLGDALISAKRLDGAIPYYEESVAVCRNASNIHTSMRAKCLNGLALAYFYTGRFTEAVPCLREQVEMLWKSPHPDYSLIADRVKGLCGCLMKAKKLGEAQRFLVKSIRDLSHKSRLPPTHPQLRKLEDLLSRCQIELEKDPTCSGRLFFSLN; the protein is encoded by the exons ATGTTGAATCAGTTTTACCAcacgctttcgtttcgaaacGAATCGCGCTCGGAGGAATTTGCTATTTTTAGACTGACTATTCGGTCCTTGTCCTCTGAAATAGCAGAGTTATGTTTTGCAA GCAGCGACGAGCTTGATCTGGCTTACGAAGATGCAAAACGGTTCCACTATTTTGTAGATCCAG agtatctttcgtctttgcctaatttgacgtcagaggaATGTCACAGTTTGCTTCAGGCAACTCTCCTTGATTGCAAACAAAATGTTGAGAAGTTGGTTGAGATTTATTCTCTGGCTGCCAATTTCTCTGCGTCACTGCGCGCCAAAGCAGATCAAA TTGAAATAGAAGCCATTGCTTCAGAAAAATTGGCAGAAGTCACGCAGAAAACCCAAA GGGATGATAATGAAACTGTTCAACAGAAACTAGACGTAAAAG TGGAGAACTTGGAATATCGTTTGTATAAATTCGCGTTTGAGCAAATTGGCGAGTACTGGAAAGAATTGGGAGCCTGCCTCGGATTTTCAAAAATGGAATTGGACGACATCGATCAGACCAATCACACATTGGACGTCAAATACAAAGCTTGGTGCATGATATATAAATACTACCAAAGGGAGGGCAATACGACGATTGAAAGCATGACTAAATTACTAGAAGAAACCAAAGCGCGAAGGAAATTGGATGTCACCGAAGTATCTCGCAAGG TCTTGCCGCCTTTTGTTATTGACCATCCCCTTCTGCGCGGAAGGGAGCAGGAAATGCGTCAAATTGAGAACTTCTTTTGGGACGACCATCCAAGCAGTGCTCGAGTGAGCGCTATCTGCGAACGGAAAATTCTC ATCCTGCGTGGCGTTGGCGGCGTTGGCAAGACTAGTCTTGCGTACagtttcgcttttcgttACGCCGACGCTTACGTTCGAGAGATTCATCACTTCAACGCGGAATCCTTCGCCTGCATGGAAGCGTCTCTTAGAGATAAC ATGCGACGTGCTGGCGAGAAAGAATTCGTCAATTTTGAGAAATCGTCTCAACGAAtttctctttatttctcCTTGCTTCAAAGCATTGGCCGCGTCTTAGTTTTGATCTACGGCGCGGACGAGTACGATCTCGTGAAGGACTATCTGCCGGGTCCAACGGCTCCCTGTCACGTTCTCATTACGACAAGGAGTCCGTTGGAGGAATTGGAAGATCACGACCAAGTGAAATGCTTGAGCTTAGAACCGCTAGACGGAGAAAACGCCGTGACTGCCCTTCGTAGCTGGGCGGGATTCGGACGCCGTCCCGTTGACGATTCAATCGATTCAGAGTACGCTAGACGCCTGGCTTTGGAGCCGCCCATCGAAGGCTTACCCATCGCTATCGCCCACGCCGGCACCTTTATTAAACGACATCGGCTGTCGTTTCAAAGGTACTGGGAGAAACttcgcgcggcgacgagtgttctcgacgccgccgcgctcGATTTGGACAAATTTCTGCAGtattttcgtctttctcatCTCAAACGGTGCTTTTTGCAAGCGGGAGTGACGCGTCCGGGGCAGCTGAGCGTCGCCGCACTTTCGGATTTTCCTGGCTTGAATGACGTCGATAGGCAGAGCGTCTCGAGAGCCCTGACGAAATTGCAGAAGCGCACGTACGCTTTCTTGACGTGGGAACTCGACttggatgacgtcgaatGCTACTCGAAGGACGGCTACGCAATCCTCAGCGTCTGCTCCGTGCTGAACGGCCAAGAAATACCTCAGGACATCGTTGCTAACGCGATTCTAcccgccgacgtcgaattcggaGATTTTCGCATTGCTGCAGGCATAAGAGCACTATGCGAACATTCCCTCATCAGTCAAAGTGTCGGAAACGATTTCGTTGTGAGATACAGCGTGCACAGCCTAATACAAGGAAGTGTCGTAGAACGTTTGAAGGACAATTCGAAACTCAAAGAAGTTATCACTTCTGCGGAATGTTCTCTGTTTACGCAGCTGCCCTCGCCAAGGCTGCTGCCTTTGCGTCTTGCTGACGATTCTGTGTCTTCTCTTTGTCCTCACGCTTATGCCGTCGCCGGTCACATGCTGTCGGTTGGTATGCTCGGCGCTGGACGGATTACAATGATTGATTACGGAGTTACAATGGCGACGCTCTACCACGACTTTAACGCGACAATCGGGCTGCGAAAAATCTACGCCGAAAAGCTAAAGGGCGATTCTCTTCTGCCCTTGTCTGTGAGAGAGACCAAGTTGTCCGATA acTACTTTTCTCTGGCGACGGCGTATGGCAACGTAGGCGCTTCTAAGGAGTGCGAGCGCTATCTCATCTTGGCGCTGCGTGGACGGAGTTTGAAAGAATTGCTTGATGAGCGAGATATGACGCGCGAATGGCGCA TTGCAGTGAGACTCGCTGAAGTTTATCGATCGCAGGGCCGCTCCCAAGAGGCATTGGGAATAATTTCGCAAGTaatatcgtcgttttctgacGTGACCGAAATACCTGGAGATTTTTCAAACG TGTATCAAATTCAAGCTCGTGCATTTGAAGACCAGTCGGAACACGGAAAGCAACTCGAATCTTTAAAAAGGGGCTTGACTCTTCACGAATCTGTCAGCTGTTCTGACTACAAATACACTCTCC TCCTAATTGAGATCGGTGATTGTTTCATAAACTATCATAATAAAGCAAGCGAGGCATTGCCTTTCTTTGTAAAATCGTTAAAGTTAAGGCAGCGACTGTTTCCTCGAGGTCATCTCTCCATAGCACTAG CTCTGCGACGATTGAGCTATTGTTACATGGAATTGGGTCAGTGGAAAGAGGGATTGAAAAACTCAACGTTGTCGCTTTCCATGGCCAAGGAATGCTGCACTCCTGATCATCCTGAATTGCCTGCTT ATTTTTATTGTCACGGCTATTGCTTGGTGACAATGAAGAAGGCCGAGGAAGCGTTGCCGTATTTCCAGAAAGGCTTGGCGTTGATCAAGTCGAATCCTTACTCGTGCGATCGTTCCTCAGAGCTTGCACACT GTCTTTTTGGTCTTGGAGACGCTTTGATTAGCGCTAAGAGACTTGATGGTGCCATTCCCTATTATGAAGAGTCGGTTGCAGTTTGCAGAAATGCTTCTAATATTCATACAAGCATGCGTGCCAAAT GTCTAAATGGTCTCGCTCTCGCATACTTCTACACGGGGCGCTTTACTGAAGCGGTGCCGTGTTTGAGGGAGCAGGTTGAGATGCTGTGGAAGTCACCGCATCCGGACTATTCCCTGATAGCGGATA GGGTAAAAGGTTTATGTGGCTGCCTGATGAAGGCAAAGAAATTGGGAGAAGCTCAGAGGTTTCTTGTGAAATCGATTAGAGATCTAAGCCACAAGTCACGTCTTCCTCCTACTCATCCTCAATTAAGAAAAC TCGAAGATCTTTTGTCTCGATGCCAGATTGAACTTGAAAAGGATCCAACTTGCAG TGGTAGATTATTCTTTAGTCTTAATTAA
- the LOC136194580 gene encoding uncharacterized protein isoform X2 yields MLNQFYHTLSFRNESRSEEFAIFRLTIRSLSSEIAELCFASSDELDLAYEDAKRFHYFVDPEYLSSLPNLTSEECHSLLQATLLDCKQNVEKLVEIYSLAANFSASLRAKADQIEIEAIASEKLAEVTQKTQRDDNETVQQKLDVKVENLEYRLYKFAFEQIGEYWKELGACLGFSKMELDDIDQTNHTLDVKYKAWCMIYKYYQREGNTTIESMTKLLEETKARRKLDVTEVSRKVLPPFVIDHPLLRGREQEMRQIENFFWDDHPSSARVSAICERKILILRGVGGVGKTSLAYSFAFRYADAYVREIHHFNAESFACMEASLRDNMRRAGEKEFVNFEKSSQRISLYFSLLQSIGRVLVLIYGADEYDLVKDYLPGPTAPCHVLITTRSPLEELEDHDQVKCLSLEPLDGENAVTALRSWAGFGRRPVDDSIDSEYARRLALEPPIEGLPIAIAHAGTFIKRHRLSFQRYWEKLRAATSVLDAAALDLDKFLQYFRLSHLKRCFLQAGVTRPGQLSVAALSDFPGLNDVDRQSVSRALTKLQKRTYAFLTWELDLDDVECYSKDGYAILSVCSVLNGQEIPQDIVANAILPADVEFGDFRIAAGIRALCEHSLISQSVGNDFVVRYSVHSLIQGSVVERLKDNSKLKEVITSAECSLFTQLPSPRLLPLRLADDSVSSLCPHAYAVAGHMLSVGMLGAGRITMIDYGVTMATLYHDFNATIGLRKIYAEKLKGDSLLPLSVRETKLSDNYFSLATAYGNVGASKECERYLILALRGRSLKELLDERDMTREWRIAVRLAEVYRSQGRSQEALGIISQVISSFSDVTEIPGDFSNVYQIQARAFEDQSEHGKQLESLKRGLTLHESVSCSDYKYTLLLIEIGDCFINYHNKASEALPFFVKSLKLRQRLFPRGHLSIALALRRLSYCYMELGQWKEGLKNSTLSLSMAKECCTPDHPELPAYFYCHGYCLVTMKKAEEALPYFQKGLALIKSNPYSCDRSSELAHCLFGLGDALISAKRLDGAIPYYEESVAVCRNASNIHTSMRAKCLNGLALAYFYTGRFTEAVPCLREQVEMLWKSPHPDYSLIADRVKGLCGCLMKAKKLGEAQRFLVKSIRDLSHKSRLPPTHPQLRKLEDLLSRCQIELEKDPTCRLFFSLN; encoded by the exons ATGTTGAATCAGTTTTACCAcacgctttcgtttcgaaacGAATCGCGCTCGGAGGAATTTGCTATTTTTAGACTGACTATTCGGTCCTTGTCCTCTGAAATAGCAGAGTTATGTTTTGCAA GCAGCGACGAGCTTGATCTGGCTTACGAAGATGCAAAACGGTTCCACTATTTTGTAGATCCAG agtatctttcgtctttgcctaatttgacgtcagaggaATGTCACAGTTTGCTTCAGGCAACTCTCCTTGATTGCAAACAAAATGTTGAGAAGTTGGTTGAGATTTATTCTCTGGCTGCCAATTTCTCTGCGTCACTGCGCGCCAAAGCAGATCAAA TTGAAATAGAAGCCATTGCTTCAGAAAAATTGGCAGAAGTCACGCAGAAAACCCAAA GGGATGATAATGAAACTGTTCAACAGAAACTAGACGTAAAAG TGGAGAACTTGGAATATCGTTTGTATAAATTCGCGTTTGAGCAAATTGGCGAGTACTGGAAAGAATTGGGAGCCTGCCTCGGATTTTCAAAAATGGAATTGGACGACATCGATCAGACCAATCACACATTGGACGTCAAATACAAAGCTTGGTGCATGATATATAAATACTACCAAAGGGAGGGCAATACGACGATTGAAAGCATGACTAAATTACTAGAAGAAACCAAAGCGCGAAGGAAATTGGATGTCACCGAAGTATCTCGCAAGG TCTTGCCGCCTTTTGTTATTGACCATCCCCTTCTGCGCGGAAGGGAGCAGGAAATGCGTCAAATTGAGAACTTCTTTTGGGACGACCATCCAAGCAGTGCTCGAGTGAGCGCTATCTGCGAACGGAAAATTCTC ATCCTGCGTGGCGTTGGCGGCGTTGGCAAGACTAGTCTTGCGTACagtttcgcttttcgttACGCCGACGCTTACGTTCGAGAGATTCATCACTTCAACGCGGAATCCTTCGCCTGCATGGAAGCGTCTCTTAGAGATAAC ATGCGACGTGCTGGCGAGAAAGAATTCGTCAATTTTGAGAAATCGTCTCAACGAAtttctctttatttctcCTTGCTTCAAAGCATTGGCCGCGTCTTAGTTTTGATCTACGGCGCGGACGAGTACGATCTCGTGAAGGACTATCTGCCGGGTCCAACGGCTCCCTGTCACGTTCTCATTACGACAAGGAGTCCGTTGGAGGAATTGGAAGATCACGACCAAGTGAAATGCTTGAGCTTAGAACCGCTAGACGGAGAAAACGCCGTGACTGCCCTTCGTAGCTGGGCGGGATTCGGACGCCGTCCCGTTGACGATTCAATCGATTCAGAGTACGCTAGACGCCTGGCTTTGGAGCCGCCCATCGAAGGCTTACCCATCGCTATCGCCCACGCCGGCACCTTTATTAAACGACATCGGCTGTCGTTTCAAAGGTACTGGGAGAAACttcgcgcggcgacgagtgttctcgacgccgccgcgctcGATTTGGACAAATTTCTGCAGtattttcgtctttctcatCTCAAACGGTGCTTTTTGCAAGCGGGAGTGACGCGTCCGGGGCAGCTGAGCGTCGCCGCACTTTCGGATTTTCCTGGCTTGAATGACGTCGATAGGCAGAGCGTCTCGAGAGCCCTGACGAAATTGCAGAAGCGCACGTACGCTTTCTTGACGTGGGAACTCGACttggatgacgtcgaatGCTACTCGAAGGACGGCTACGCAATCCTCAGCGTCTGCTCCGTGCTGAACGGCCAAGAAATACCTCAGGACATCGTTGCTAACGCGATTCTAcccgccgacgtcgaattcggaGATTTTCGCATTGCTGCAGGCATAAGAGCACTATGCGAACATTCCCTCATCAGTCAAAGTGTCGGAAACGATTTCGTTGTGAGATACAGCGTGCACAGCCTAATACAAGGAAGTGTCGTAGAACGTTTGAAGGACAATTCGAAACTCAAAGAAGTTATCACTTCTGCGGAATGTTCTCTGTTTACGCAGCTGCCCTCGCCAAGGCTGCTGCCTTTGCGTCTTGCTGACGATTCTGTGTCTTCTCTTTGTCCTCACGCTTATGCCGTCGCCGGTCACATGCTGTCGGTTGGTATGCTCGGCGCTGGACGGATTACAATGATTGATTACGGAGTTACAATGGCGACGCTCTACCACGACTTTAACGCGACAATCGGGCTGCGAAAAATCTACGCCGAAAAGCTAAAGGGCGATTCTCTTCTGCCCTTGTCTGTGAGAGAGACCAAGTTGTCCGATA acTACTTTTCTCTGGCGACGGCGTATGGCAACGTAGGCGCTTCTAAGGAGTGCGAGCGCTATCTCATCTTGGCGCTGCGTGGACGGAGTTTGAAAGAATTGCTTGATGAGCGAGATATGACGCGCGAATGGCGCA TTGCAGTGAGACTCGCTGAAGTTTATCGATCGCAGGGCCGCTCCCAAGAGGCATTGGGAATAATTTCGCAAGTaatatcgtcgttttctgacGTGACCGAAATACCTGGAGATTTTTCAAACG TGTATCAAATTCAAGCTCGTGCATTTGAAGACCAGTCGGAACACGGAAAGCAACTCGAATCTTTAAAAAGGGGCTTGACTCTTCACGAATCTGTCAGCTGTTCTGACTACAAATACACTCTCC TCCTAATTGAGATCGGTGATTGTTTCATAAACTATCATAATAAAGCAAGCGAGGCATTGCCTTTCTTTGTAAAATCGTTAAAGTTAAGGCAGCGACTGTTTCCTCGAGGTCATCTCTCCATAGCACTAG CTCTGCGACGATTGAGCTATTGTTACATGGAATTGGGTCAGTGGAAAGAGGGATTGAAAAACTCAACGTTGTCGCTTTCCATGGCCAAGGAATGCTGCACTCCTGATCATCCTGAATTGCCTGCTT ATTTTTATTGTCACGGCTATTGCTTGGTGACAATGAAGAAGGCCGAGGAAGCGTTGCCGTATTTCCAGAAAGGCTTGGCGTTGATCAAGTCGAATCCTTACTCGTGCGATCGTTCCTCAGAGCTTGCACACT GTCTTTTTGGTCTTGGAGACGCTTTGATTAGCGCTAAGAGACTTGATGGTGCCATTCCCTATTATGAAGAGTCGGTTGCAGTTTGCAGAAATGCTTCTAATATTCATACAAGCATGCGTGCCAAAT GTCTAAATGGTCTCGCTCTCGCATACTTCTACACGGGGCGCTTTACTGAAGCGGTGCCGTGTTTGAGGGAGCAGGTTGAGATGCTGTGGAAGTCACCGCATCCGGACTATTCCCTGATAGCGGATA GGGTAAAAGGTTTATGTGGCTGCCTGATGAAGGCAAAGAAATTGGGAGAAGCTCAGAGGTTTCTTGTGAAATCGATTAGAGATCTAAGCCACAAGTCACGTCTTCCTCCTACTCATCCTCAATTAAGAAAAC TCGAAGATCTTTTGTCTCGATGCCAGATTGAACTTGAAAAGGATCCAACTTGCAG ATTATTCTTTAGTCTTAATTAA
- the LOC136194495 gene encoding uncharacterized protein isoform X1 has protein sequence MRTAYRMTEAPVDQVPPRITVEPCLTALPRYRGFRLSCCASETDVTYQWYFRPAKSSTIQSPISKSHYSDLVLNRSQSIAGYYFCVVTSKPSAKFAVSQLVSVFEELPCHYVNMERHFSPEMSLSSASSDSRPESSASAEPPPKKSKKKADYKTYSGSEVANDPAIRKKILNAEENQLDASIFYKLFQRIGAGEKDTFERITDDLVKKFKDGAWSREDGHSAFFSACLNGLFQSSPLMIEPQFGIRRTRGDGRRVDARTDSALLLDVNGTLYPVLLMERNTGTEASDSGLYELQRHYEILRKEHPRVRSGSFPCLALEVEPKRVTMHGFITFNGNTLQSEIAFVAKPLESKRSNADIITFLQRLRGGVLQLVEEWKKHDYQMPLIHHPDFAPDSFRLSDSLYEGLSCSTPLDVSGRAFECEISSHTDREFAIKFVFGHDGQYGGDVHKSMASANLAPQYLHEGSIDFGRPTRYVVMEMVEWSTLNNWLNCDDKIPAGNVISNLQRALNVLHANKHVHGDFRPSNILVSEKGEIRIIDFDWSSSSATKRHYPKHLNGKIVWPASPGDKLAEVHDWFFCASIKAQIRAKLGEEQ, from the exons ATGCGTACCGCGTATA GAATGACGGAGGCTCCTGTCGATCAGGTCCCACCACGGATCACCGTCGAACCGTGCCTTACTGCGTTACCGCGATATCGTGGTTTTCGATTATCTTGCTGCGCTAGCGAAACAGACGTGACGTACCAGTGGTACTTTCGACCCGCTAAAAGCAGTACCATCCAAAGTCCTATTTCGAAATCCCACTATTCTGATTTGGTTTTGAACCGATCTCAATCCATCGCTGGCTATTACTTTTGCGTGGTAACAAGCAAGCCTTCAGCGAAATTTGCTGTGTCGCAATTGGTCTCAGTTTTTGAGG agcTGCCATGTCATTACGTCAACATGGAAAGGCATTTCTCTCCCGAAATGTCTCTATCCTCCGCGTCTTCGGATTCCCGTCCGGAATCTAGTGCAAGTGCCGAACCACCACCGAAGAAG tcaaaaaagaaagctgatTACAAG ACGTACAGCGGATCTGAAGTTGCTAATGATCCTGCAATAAGGAAGAAGATCTTgaatgcagaagaaaatcaattagatgcttcaattttttacaAGCTTTTTCAGCGAATCGGCGCAGGAGAAAAAGATACGTTTGAACGAATTACAGACGATCTTGTGAAAAAGTTCAAGGACGGCGCTTGGTCACGAGAAGATGGGCACAGCGCTTTTTTTTCCGCCTGCCTTAACGGCTTGTTTCAATCATCACCACTGATGATTGAGCCCCAGTTTGGCATACGTCGAACAAGAGGGGATGGAAGAAGAGTGGATGCAAGAACTGACAGTGCACTTCTTCTTGATGTCAACGGAACCCTTTATCCAGTTCTCTTGATGGAAAGAAACACCGGGACTGAGGCAAGTGACTCTGGTCTGTATGAGCTCCAAAG GCACTATGAAATATTGCGAAAAGAGCACCCGCGAGTACGATCCGGAAGTTTTCCGTGTCTTGCTCTCGAGGTGGAGCCAAAGCGAGTCACCATGCACGGTTTTATTACTTTCAACGGGAACACCCTTCAGTCCGAAATAGCATTCGTCGCCAAACCGCTGGAGAGTAAAAGGAGCAATGCAGATATCATAACATTCCTTCAACGCCTTCGCGGAGGAGTGTTACAATTGGTCGAAGAATGGAAAAAGCATGACTATCAAATGCCCCTTATCCACCACCCAGACTTTGCTCCTGACAG CTTTCGTCTGAGCGACAGCCTTTATGAAGGTTTATCTTGTTCTACGCCTCTAGACGTTTCGGGAAGAGCGTTCGAATGCGAAATATCGTCGCACACGGATAGAGAATTTGCTATCAAATTTGTTTTTG GCCACGATGGTCAGTATGGCGGCGATGTACATAAATCAATGGCATCAGCTAACTTGGCTCCACAATATCTTCATGAAGGATCGATAGATTTCGGTCGCCCGACGCGCTATGTCGTGATGGAGATGGTCGAGTGGTCCACTCTGAACAATTGGCTGAATTGCGATGATAAGATTCCGGCTGGAAACGTCATATCGAATCTGCAGCGTGCTCTGAATGTTCTTCACGCGAACAAGCACGTGCACGGGGATTTTCGTCCATCAAATATTCTCGTCAGCGAAAAAGGTGAAATTCGTATTATAGATTTTGATTGGTCTTCAAGCAGCGCTACGAAGCGACATTATCCCAAGCATCTGAATGGCAAGATAGTCTGGCCTGCTTCGCCAGGAGATAAGCTAGCAGAAGTTCACGATTGGTTCTTCTGTGCATCCATCAAAGCACAGATCAGAGCAAAGCTAGGGGAGGAGCAGTAA
- the LOC136194495 gene encoding uncharacterized protein isoform X2, protein MRTAYRMTEAPVDQVPPRITVEPCLTALPRYRGFRLSCCASETDVTYQWYFRPAKSSTIQSPISKSHYSDLVLNRSQSIAGYYFCVVTSKPSAKFAVSQLVSVFEELPCHYVNMERHFSPEMSLSSASSDSRPESSASAEPPPKKKADYKTYSGSEVANDPAIRKKILNAEENQLDASIFYKLFQRIGAGEKDTFERITDDLVKKFKDGAWSREDGHSAFFSACLNGLFQSSPLMIEPQFGIRRTRGDGRRVDARTDSALLLDVNGTLYPVLLMERNTGTEASDSGLYELQRHYEILRKEHPRVRSGSFPCLALEVEPKRVTMHGFITFNGNTLQSEIAFVAKPLESKRSNADIITFLQRLRGGVLQLVEEWKKHDYQMPLIHHPDFAPDSFRLSDSLYEGLSCSTPLDVSGRAFECEISSHTDREFAIKFVFGHDGQYGGDVHKSMASANLAPQYLHEGSIDFGRPTRYVVMEMVEWSTLNNWLNCDDKIPAGNVISNLQRALNVLHANKHVHGDFRPSNILVSEKGEIRIIDFDWSSSSATKRHYPKHLNGKIVWPASPGDKLAEVHDWFFCASIKAQIRAKLGEEQ, encoded by the exons ATGCGTACCGCGTATA GAATGACGGAGGCTCCTGTCGATCAGGTCCCACCACGGATCACCGTCGAACCGTGCCTTACTGCGTTACCGCGATATCGTGGTTTTCGATTATCTTGCTGCGCTAGCGAAACAGACGTGACGTACCAGTGGTACTTTCGACCCGCTAAAAGCAGTACCATCCAAAGTCCTATTTCGAAATCCCACTATTCTGATTTGGTTTTGAACCGATCTCAATCCATCGCTGGCTATTACTTTTGCGTGGTAACAAGCAAGCCTTCAGCGAAATTTGCTGTGTCGCAATTGGTCTCAGTTTTTGAGG agcTGCCATGTCATTACGTCAACATGGAAAGGCATTTCTCTCCCGAAATGTCTCTATCCTCCGCGTCTTCGGATTCCCGTCCGGAATCTAGTGCAAGTGCCGAACCACCACCGAAGAAG aaagctgatTACAAG ACGTACAGCGGATCTGAAGTTGCTAATGATCCTGCAATAAGGAAGAAGATCTTgaatgcagaagaaaatcaattagatgcttcaattttttacaAGCTTTTTCAGCGAATCGGCGCAGGAGAAAAAGATACGTTTGAACGAATTACAGACGATCTTGTGAAAAAGTTCAAGGACGGCGCTTGGTCACGAGAAGATGGGCACAGCGCTTTTTTTTCCGCCTGCCTTAACGGCTTGTTTCAATCATCACCACTGATGATTGAGCCCCAGTTTGGCATACGTCGAACAAGAGGGGATGGAAGAAGAGTGGATGCAAGAACTGACAGTGCACTTCTTCTTGATGTCAACGGAACCCTTTATCCAGTTCTCTTGATGGAAAGAAACACCGGGACTGAGGCAAGTGACTCTGGTCTGTATGAGCTCCAAAG GCACTATGAAATATTGCGAAAAGAGCACCCGCGAGTACGATCCGGAAGTTTTCCGTGTCTTGCTCTCGAGGTGGAGCCAAAGCGAGTCACCATGCACGGTTTTATTACTTTCAACGGGAACACCCTTCAGTCCGAAATAGCATTCGTCGCCAAACCGCTGGAGAGTAAAAGGAGCAATGCAGATATCATAACATTCCTTCAACGCCTTCGCGGAGGAGTGTTACAATTGGTCGAAGAATGGAAAAAGCATGACTATCAAATGCCCCTTATCCACCACCCAGACTTTGCTCCTGACAG CTTTCGTCTGAGCGACAGCCTTTATGAAGGTTTATCTTGTTCTACGCCTCTAGACGTTTCGGGAAGAGCGTTCGAATGCGAAATATCGTCGCACACGGATAGAGAATTTGCTATCAAATTTGTTTTTG GCCACGATGGTCAGTATGGCGGCGATGTACATAAATCAATGGCATCAGCTAACTTGGCTCCACAATATCTTCATGAAGGATCGATAGATTTCGGTCGCCCGACGCGCTATGTCGTGATGGAGATGGTCGAGTGGTCCACTCTGAACAATTGGCTGAATTGCGATGATAAGATTCCGGCTGGAAACGTCATATCGAATCTGCAGCGTGCTCTGAATGTTCTTCACGCGAACAAGCACGTGCACGGGGATTTTCGTCCATCAAATATTCTCGTCAGCGAAAAAGGTGAAATTCGTATTATAGATTTTGATTGGTCTTCAAGCAGCGCTACGAAGCGACATTATCCCAAGCATCTGAATGGCAAGATAGTCTGGCCTGCTTCGCCAGGAGATAAGCTAGCAGAAGTTCACGATTGGTTCTTCTGTGCATCCATCAAAGCACAGATCAGAGCAAAGCTAGGGGAGGAGCAGTAA